One genomic segment of Bacteroidota bacterium includes these proteins:
- a CDS encoding methylenetetrahydrofolate reductase translates to MENDLLHLKEKVDAGADYIVTQMFFNNKYFFEFVEKCRKMGITVPIIPGIKPIMTLKDISVLPKIFSIEIPEALVKEVEKCKTNQEAWQVGIEWTIQQSKELAQYGVPAIHYYTYGTSENIKEIAKAVF, encoded by the coding sequence ATGGAAAACGACCTGCTGCACCTGAAAGAGAAAGTCGATGCAGGCGCCGATTATATAGTCACTCAGATGTTCTTTAACAACAAATACTTTTTCGAATTTGTGGAAAAATGCCGTAAAATGGGAATTACGGTTCCCATTATCCCTGGAATTAAACCAATTATGACTTTAAAGGACATTTCCGTTCTTCCCAAAATATTCAGCATAGAAATACCGGAAGCATTGGTTAAGGAAGTGGAAAAATGCAAGACCAACCAGGAAGCCTGGCAGGTTGGCATCGAATGGACCATCCAGCAATCCAAAGAATTAGCCCAGTACGGCGTTCCGGCCATACATTACTATACCTACGGAACTTCAGAAAATATCAAAGAAATTGCAAAGGCAGTGTTTTAA